The sequence GGCCACGGCGGCTCACGGCGCGAAGAAGTCACTCCCCGACGGCGCCAGCGTGGTCCACGACGGCGTGCGCACGTTGGCCGCGCGGAACGTGAGGCCCTCGGCCTGCTCCCAGTCTCCCAGCAGCACGAAGAGGTGCGGCCGGCTGACCGACGTGCCCACCGTCACGGAGCGGCTCGACGTGCCGCCGCCCTGCGTGCCGCGCACACCGAAGAAGGAGTAGGTGTTGCCGCTCATGTCCGTGCCAGTGGGCGGAGTGAAGGGCACGCCCTCGGCGGGGCCGCCGATGCTTCCATACGCCACGTCGCTGACGACGCTGGTGAAGGTGCTCCCGCGCGTGCCGTCGCCCTGGACGTCGAAGTAGCCGAAGGACACGCCCGTGGCCGGTGAGTTGGGGCTCGCGTTCACCACGCGGATGCGAGCGTCCTGGGCCGAGGGCGCGAAGGCGTCCTGGAACGTGAAGGCGCGCGGACCCAGCGCTCCCGTCTGTCCCGCGCGGCCGCTGACGACCACCAGGTAGCGCCGGCCCGCCAGCAGCGGCCCGGTCTGCACGTCGTCCAGGACGGTGGTGGCGGCATCGCTGTTCAGGGTGAACTTCAACGAATGGCCCGTCGGGGACGCGGGCAAATCACCCACGGCCGGGTCGGCCTTGAACGTGAGGTCCACGGCCACGGGGATGTTGTTCGGGTCGCTCTTGTTGAAGACCCGGAGCGGCTCCCCGCCCGACAGCCCGTGGAGGAAGTAGAGGAGCGGGTCGCGCTTGAGGCGCACGGCGCCGTTCTTCCCCGAGGGCAGCAGCATCAGCGAGGTGGAGCCGGGGTCATCCGTGCTGCGCCGGTCATCGCCGTAGGTGATGGCGAACCAGGCGGTCCCCGCCTTCAGCGTCTGCGCGGGCAGCGTGAAGCTGGCGGTGCCGCTCACGGACGGCAGGATGATGTCGGCCTCGCTCGAGCCCGAGAGCACGAGCTGGTGGGTGTCCGCGGAAATGGGCTGACCCGCGATGCCATCCGCCGTGTTGTCGGCGGAGAAGGGAGCCACGGTGGAGAACGGAGCGTCCGTTCCGGCCGCGAGCCGGCGCGCGCGGCGCGTGGAGACGAGGTAGTCACCCGTGACGTGGCGCACCCGGACCTGGTTTGCGGCCACCGTGCCGAACTGCTCCTTTAGAGCGAGGAGCTGCGGCCGGTCGAAGCGCGTCGTCCCCTTACGCGACATGAGGCCGATGCCCACGAGTGTCAGGCGCTCACCCGCGGCCAGGGACACGCCCGTCGCCGTCGCCAGCGCGGCGCTCGAGGCCTCCGAGCCGGCAGTACGGATGGAGAAGCTCAGGTCCGCGCCGGCGGCCACCGGCACGTAGTCCGACACGCCCTTGTCGCCGGGCTCCACCGCCGAGATGAGCTTCTGCGTGTCGCCCTGGTAGGCGTCCATCTTGTAGGTGTCGGGAGTCCACGGGGTCTGCGGGTCGGTGGAGTTGCCCTCGTAGAGCACGTTGACGAAGCGGACACAGGCCACCGTCGCCGTGCAGGGGTCGACCGGGCCCGCGTCCGGAACTCCGCCGGCGTCAGGCACTCCGCTGTCACCACCGTCGGGCACTCCACTGTCGCCCGCGTCGGGCACTCCGCTGTCACCCGCGTCAGGCGCTCCGCTGTCACCGGCGTCACGCCCCGCGTCGACTCCGGCGTCCGTTCCCGCATCCCTGTCGTTGTTGGACACGGGCTCGAGCACGCACTTCTCTTCACGGCAGGCCCACTGCTGTCCATCCTGCGGCTGCCCCTCGTCCGTCCGGCAGTCGAACGCATCCACGCACTCGGAATTGCACCCGACGCTGCCCGCCGCGAGGCAGAGGCCGACGGCGAGGAACCATCCTCTCAAGACATGTCTCATGATGCTGCGCTCCCCTCCCAGGAAGATGCTGTGTTGTGATTTCCGTGACGGGACACGGGGCGGCCAGGGCTGCTGGCCGCGCCCGCCGGCTCAACGCCTGTCGCACTCACTCCGGAGTGGAGCAACGCGGCCCTGGGAGAGCTCGTCCCGTAGGTAGAAGTAGGCCATCACGCCCGCGTTGAACTGGGCGCGCTTGAGCCACTCCGCCACCGCCGTCGCGTCACTGCCGCTGCGAATCTCATCCGTCAGCGGATTGTCCAGGGTGCAGATCTCCGTCCACAGAGACGTCCCGCCAATGGCCCGGATGTTTCCGCTCGGAGGCACCGCCGTGGCGAACACGCCGCGCCGGATGAGGTCGCACGCGCCGCTCGCCGCGCCCAGCATGTTCGCGCCCCACGCCTCCCAGTCCTTGGTGTCGTTGGAGAAGTCGATGTCCACCTCTCCGTATTTCACCCAGGCCTGCATGAACTCCTCGGTCAGCGGCACGTTGGTGCCGCCATCCGCCATCCACACCAGGTACCGGGCGGCGCCATGCGGCCCGTACTCCTGCTCGAAGGGCGCCAGGTGGCTCGCGCCCGAGGCGGCGCGGCCGAACAAGCCATACTGCGCACTGGTGAGGTTGGCGACGCGCGCGCCCTGCCACGCCACCAGGGCCTTCGCCGCGCCGCTCTGTCCGTCACCCGCGCGGCCGTGGCAGTTGGCGCAGATGCCCTGGAACACGTTGGCACCCGCGGTGGAGTAGTAGAGCTCGCCCCAGGGACGCTTGGGCACGCCGCGCCGGTCCGTCATCCACGCCTCCACGGGGCTGGGCGCGGAGGCGGTCGGGAAGGTGCAGAGGCCCGGCTTGAGGTCCCACCAGTTGGTGGGAAAGCGCTTCTTCGCGAGCTGCTCGTGCGCCTCGGTGATGGGGTAGCGCGTCAGGTACTCCCAGGCCCCCTTGCCGACGTGCTCCTTCCAGCCGGGGTTTCGCGGCTGATAGGGCAGCTTGTCCGTGAAGTCCTCGCCCACCCAACGCACGTCCGCGTCGGTGTTGCAGTCATTGACCACGGCGCCGTTCGCCAGCCGCATCCGCTTCTTCTTCGCCGCGGCCTTCTCCTCGGCCGTCAGCCCTTCATCGGCCTTGGGCCAGTCCAGCGTGGCAATCCAGCGCGCCACCAACAGCGACGCGCGGCAGTCCTTGCCCGGGACGTTGAGCGGCATGTGGATGTTGCGCTCGTTGGTGTCACGGGCCACGCGCTCATACAGCGTGCTGGTGGGATAGGGACGTCCGAGGTCCACCCCGAAGTCCTCCACCTCCGCCACATAGCGGCGCCGTCCGTTGGTCTCCAGGACGTTGAAGGGCTTCCACCCGAAGAGGATGCCTCCCGCCGAGAAGTCCATGAACGCCAGCGCCTGGTTGCTCTGGACGGCGAAGCCCCTGGGGTTGTGGCACTGCGCGCAGTTGCCGATGAAGTACCCCTGAAGCTCCAGCTCCTCCTTGCTGCTGGGAGCGCGGCCCTCGGCGGAGGTCTCCAGCTTCGGCAGGTCCGCCGCCGAGCCCAGGCCGGTGATGACGCCGTACTTGATGAGCCGGTCCACCTGGGACAGCTCGTCCTCCAGGATGGTGGCGGCCGGGTCCACGCCTCCCTCGCCCGGGGCGCGGCGGTTGAGCTGCAGCGGCGTGAAGCCCAGCACGAAGTTCTGCCCCTCCGAGCCGGTGTGGCAGTTGACGCAGCGGTGCCGGGCGGGAATGGCGTAGTTGCGCGTGGCGCCGGTGCGCTCGTCCTTCTTGTAGGTGAGGACGCGGTCCGCGAAGGTGCTGCCGTCGCGGTACGTCTCCCGATGGAGCTCCGCCACCGTCCCCTCTTCATTCCAGACGTAGGTGCCGAAGACGGCGTCCTGCCACCGCTCGCGCGTGACGATGAGGCGCGTCTCAATCTTGCGATAGCGCACCACGCCGTCGGTGCCCGTCACGTCCTTGAAGAACGTCTTGTAGAAGCGGGTGTTGGGCGGAACCTTGAA comes from Pyxidicoccus parkwaysis and encodes:
- a CDS encoding DUF4397 domain-containing protein yields the protein MRHVLRGWFLAVGLCLAAGSVGCNSECVDAFDCRTDEGQPQDGQQWACREEKCVLEPVSNNDRDAGTDAGVDAGRDAGDSGAPDAGDSGVPDAGDSGVPDGGDSGVPDAGGVPDAGPVDPCTATVACVRFVNVLYEGNSTDPQTPWTPDTYKMDAYQGDTQKLISAVEPGDKGVSDYVPVAAGADLSFSIRTAGSEASSAALATATGVSLAAGERLTLVGIGLMSRKGTTRFDRPQLLALKEQFGTVAANQVRVRHVTGDYLVSTRRARRLAAGTDAPFSTVAPFSADNTADGIAGQPISADTHQLVLSGSSEADIILPSVSGTASFTLPAQTLKAGTAWFAITYGDDRRSTDDPGSTSLMLLPSGKNGAVRLKRDPLLYFLHGLSGGEPLRVFNKSDPNNIPVAVDLTFKADPAVGDLPASPTGHSLKFTLNSDAATTVLDDVQTGPLLAGRRYLVVVSGRAGQTGALGPRAFTFQDAFAPSAQDARIRVVNASPNSPATGVSFGYFDVQGDGTRGSTFTSVVSDVAYGSIGGPAEGVPFTPPTGTDMSGNTYSFFGVRGTQGGGTSSRSVTVGTSVSRPHLFVLLGDWEQAEGLTFRAANVRTPSWTTLAPSGSDFFAP